A region from the Manihot esculenta cultivar AM560-2 chromosome 13, M.esculenta_v8, whole genome shotgun sequence genome encodes:
- the LOC110629873 gene encoding uncharacterized protein LOC110629873 isoform X1, whose protein sequence is MGSKEGLFKAEFQIFKDFLTSVAKFEELGAVGSRLLGEFQQGLELLRRPPINRKSELIENIIRANETERFKSYMAAGFITSHDRIQNISKLHTCILGLHNHLTKAKSILNELDKLLEDSTFAIKTANGSFSPLTDEDLCEKFDQQAAINQEETSSVDLQELQMTDYAALMGSIYIMVKQDYMMQERIVTSLNLTSSSGEMESYCLMWSLHPYINDEIMQQAWRLIH, encoded by the exons ATGGGAAGCAAAGAAGGGCTGTTTAAAGCTGAATTCCagatttttaaagattttctGACCAG TGTCGCAAAGTTTGAGGAACTTGGGGCTGTTGGAAGTAGATTACTTGGTGAATTTCAGCAAGGGCTTG AATTGCTCCGGCGTCCTCCAATAAACAGGAAATCTGAGTTAATAGAGAACATCATCCGAGCCAATGAGACAGAGAGGTTTAAATCGTATATGGCAGCTGGTTTTATCACCAGTCATGATAGAATCCAAAATATAAGCAAGT TGCATACGTGCATACTCGGACTTCATAACCATTTAACTAAAG CAAAAAGCATACTAAATGAACTTGACAAACTTCTGGAGGATTCAACTTTTGCAATTAAAACTGCCAATGGAAGTTTCTCACCCTTGACGGATGAAGATTTATGTGAAAAATTCGATCAACAAGCAGCTATTAACCAG GAGGAAACTTCTTCAGTAGATCTTCAGGAACTTCAAATGACAGATTATGCAGCCCTTATGGGGAGCATATACATTATGGTAAAGCAAGATTACATGATGCAG GAAAGGATTGTTACTTCACTAAATCTCACATCGTCATCTGGGGAGATGGAAAGCTATTGCCTTATGTGGTCATTGCATCCATACATCAATGATGAAATCATGCAACAGGCGTGGAGGCTTATCCATTAG
- the LOC110629873 gene encoding uncharacterized protein LOC110629873 isoform X2: protein MGSKEGLFKAEFQIFKDFLTSVAKFEELGAVGSRLLGEFQQGLELLRRPPINRKSELIENIIRANETERFKSYMAAGFITSHDRIQNISKSKSILNELDKLLEDSTFAIKTANGSFSPLTDEDLCEKFDQQAAINQEETSSVDLQELQMTDYAALMGSIYIMVKQDYMMQERIVTSLNLTSSSGEMESYCLMWSLHPYINDEIMQQAWRLIH from the exons ATGGGAAGCAAAGAAGGGCTGTTTAAAGCTGAATTCCagatttttaaagattttctGACCAG TGTCGCAAAGTTTGAGGAACTTGGGGCTGTTGGAAGTAGATTACTTGGTGAATTTCAGCAAGGGCTTG AATTGCTCCGGCGTCCTCCAATAAACAGGAAATCTGAGTTAATAGAGAACATCATCCGAGCCAATGAGACAGAGAGGTTTAAATCGTATATGGCAGCTGGTTTTATCACCAGTCATGATAGAATCCAAAATATAAGCAAGT CAAAAAGCATACTAAATGAACTTGACAAACTTCTGGAGGATTCAACTTTTGCAATTAAAACTGCCAATGGAAGTTTCTCACCCTTGACGGATGAAGATTTATGTGAAAAATTCGATCAACAAGCAGCTATTAACCAG GAGGAAACTTCTTCAGTAGATCTTCAGGAACTTCAAATGACAGATTATGCAGCCCTTATGGGGAGCATATACATTATGGTAAAGCAAGATTACATGATGCAG GAAAGGATTGTTACTTCACTAAATCTCACATCGTCATCTGGGGAGATGGAAAGCTATTGCCTTATGTGGTCATTGCATCCATACATCAATGATGAAATCATGCAACAGGCGTGGAGGCTTATCCATTAG
- the LOC110629872 gene encoding titin, whose translation MRGYEGDEFEDYDAYEEEGYEQEEEGEEEEYEEEEEQKPSAEAIEYLELRARIKERIRKKMQRENGSAVSKSQEIKKKLSSDNYGSFFGPSQPVIAQRVIQESKSFLENPHLVSRVSNSHHVKKTSSSSGTGSKNGVHQPISKVRNELKTKVQKLKDTRDYSFLLSDDAEIPAPPKQSVPQSVAAPKSEARSAQVPQKSKQHSGSSVRDTRGVHEERKSTTVNGQMHSKSGLYKSTSTCKPTSTLINSRRQLGSNNGSGPGRPTAPKSLPSKMPPSTVEKKSFVPGAKTILPAARKPIPPIKQSSIPRQPVEQRRALPEPKKNIMKPNNSVVSSKSQINRPVKQIPSHASLKNNLPKKKPARPFCDVEDDDDSKALDMIRQMFNTKRYTDRYDDDDDDSMMEANFDDIMREERRSAKIAKEEDEEQLRLIEEEERRERQRRLAKKRKLSQH comes from the exons ATGCGGGGATATGAAGGAGAT GAGTTTGAAGATTATGATGCATATGAGGAGGAAGGATATGAACAAGAGGAAGAAGGCGAGGAGGAGGAATATGAGGAGGAAGAAGAGCAAAAGCCAAGTGCAGAGGCAATTGAATATCTTGAATTAAGGGCACGAATTAAAGAACGAATTAGGAAGAAAATGCAAAGGGAAAATGGTTCTGCTGTTTCCAAATCCCAGGAGATAAAGAAGAAACTTTCTTCCGATAA CTATGGATCATTCTTTGGCCCTTCTCAGCCTGTTATTGCCCAAAGAGTAATTCAAGAAAGCAAATCATTTCTAGAAAACCCACATTTGGTATCCAGAGTTTCAAATTCCCACCAT GTCAAGAAGACCTCTTCTTCAAGCGGCACAGGTTCGAAGAATGGAGTTCATCAGCCAATATCCAAAGTCAGGAATGAG CTAAAAACAAAAGTTCAGAAACTTAAAGATACAAGAGATTACTCCTTCCTGTTATCTGATGATGCAGAAATACCGGCTCCTCCTAAGCAGTCAGTACCTCAAAGTGTTGCTGCTCCAAAATCCG AGGCACGATCTGCACAAGTTCCACAGAAGAGTAAACAGCATTCAGGCAGTAGCGTTAGAGATACTCGTGGTGTTCATGAAGAAAGGAAATCAACTACTGTCAATGGCCAAATGCATTCTAAATCAGGGTTGTATAAGTCAACTTCTACCTGCAAACCCACTTCAACATTGATAAACTCGAGAAGGCAGCTTGGTAGCAACAATGGTTCTGGGCCTGGCCGGCCTACAGCGCCAAAAAGCTTGCCTTCAAAGATGCCTCCTAGCACTGTGGAGAAGAAGTCCTTTGTACCAGGTGCAAAAACAATCCTCCCTGCTGCTCGCAAACCTATCCCTCCAATTAAGCAGTCATCTATTCCAAGGCAACCAGTTGAACAGAGAAGGGCATTACCAGAACCCAAGAAGAATATAATGAAGCCAAATAATTCAGTGGTGTCTTCAAAATCTCAG ATAAATAGGCCAGTCAAGCAGATTCCATCCCATGCATCATTGAAAAATAACCTTCCCAAGAAAAAGCCTGCCAGACCGTTCTGTGATGTTGAAGATGATGACGATTCAAAGGCGCTTGACATGATTAGGCAAATGTTCAA TACGAAAAGGTATACTGAtcgctatgatgatgatgacgatgatagtATGATGGAGGCAAACTTTGATGATATCATGAGGGAAGAGAGAAGAAG CGCAAAAATAGCAAAGGAGGAGGATGAGGAGCAACTACGCCTGATAGAGGAAGAGGAGCGGCGAGAACGACAGAGAAGATTGGCAAAGAAGCGCAAGCTGAGCCAACATTGA
- the LOC110629273 gene encoding uncharacterized protein LOC110629273, with the protein MAVPAYANIHWDGFSKIIQLGKRISFNQLVGKIARAIGLSENNEFIETISFRKPTIVDGFLQFECMEIWGEDDVSSIFNYLYQIGGIPGIEIYVKILRCVDTTNEDTDIGPSETAVESNDKPCEEQNIVDDYGLSDSLAGPSINLSDTVENEDEDEDEDDDDSWMSTEDDDDDGNGQEDIGSESRYCNTQFPNPIVPVVHPPPYAEIDFDLLMVDSYDKPEGRYFWDPSKEFSVGMIFFSRDAVAAAAKEYHLRHHHQFCYHETREKTYSIKCKDKDSGCAWRLRASKKEGEDIWKITGYNGPHTCTNPQLTKNYSQLDENFICSFIFALIEQQPDIKIVALP; encoded by the exons ATGGCAGTTCCTGCATATGCTAATATTCATTGGGATg gtttttcaaaaattattcaattggGTAAACGGATAAGTTTTAATCAATTGGTCGGTAAAATTGCTCGTGCAATTGGATTATCCGAGAATAATGAATTTATAGAGACGATTAGTTTTAGAAAGCCTACAATTGTGGATGGATTCTTACAATTTGAATGTATGGAGATATGGGGTGAAGATGATGTATCTAGTATATTTAATTACTTGTATCAAATTGGTGGTATACCTGGTATAGAAATATATGTTAAGATACTTCGTTGTGTTGATACTACAAATGAAGATACTGATATTGGTCCATCTGAAACTGCTGTTGAATCAAATGATAAACCATGTGAAGAGCAAAATATAGTTGATGATTATGGTTTATCTGATAGTCTTGCAGGGCCGTCAATTAATTTATCTGATACAGTAGAGAATGAGGACGAGGACGAGGATGAGGACGACGATGATTCATGGATGTCTactgaggatgatgatgatgatggtaaTGGTCAGGAGGATATTGGGAGTGAGTCTCGATATTGCAACACACAATTTCCTAATCCTATTGTACCTGTTGTTCATCCTCCCCCATATGCAGAAATAGACTTCGATTTGTTGATGGTGGATTCTTATGATAAGCCAGAAGGTCGTTACTTTTGGGATCCTTCTAAAGAGTTTTCAGTTGGGATGATATTTTTTTCGAGAGATGCAGTGGCTGCGGCTGCAAAAGAATATCATCTAAGACATCACCATCAATTTTGTTATCATGAAACAAGGGAGAAGACGTATTCTATAAAGTGTAAAGACAAAGACAGTGGATGTGCATGGAGGCTTCGAGCATCCAAGAAAGAAGGGGAGGATATATGGAAAATTACGGGATATAATGGACCGCACACATGTACAAATCCTCAGTTGACAAAAAACTATAGCCAATTGGATGAGAATTTTATTTGTTCATTCATATTTGCATTAATTGAACAGCAACCCGATATAAAAATTGTTGCCCTACCATGA
- the LOC110629274 gene encoding protein MAIN-LIKE 2-like — protein sequence MEVGAIACRRTGTILHLDDIPDQIIPYLRRTGFYGVIRLGFFALDWHLISTLVERWRPETHTFMFPEGEMTITLQDVGLITGLPVNGAAVTGRSRHHWPSVCEALLGVVPPNSAIRGCYLKMVWLAEEFSQLPDDSDKEVVQRFARAYIMRVIGSIFSDTSASRVNLMFLPLLADLEEAGNYSWGGTCLTWLYKQLCKATNPEVMQMAGGWSGAYARYGDKSDHGEHDIYLRPPTICFILYDGREAANTVSSSTSSTYSTTHHC from the exons ATGGAAGTTGGGGCAATTGCTTGCAGAAGGACGGGAACAATTTTACATCTGGACGACATTCCGGATCAAATAATACCTTACCTACGACGAACTGGATTTTATGGGGTAATACGGTTAGGATTTTTTGCATTGGATTGGCATCTAATTAGTACCCTGGTGGAGCGGTGGCGACCAGAGACCCATACGTTTATGTTTCCCGAAGGGGAAATGACCATTACCCTTCAGGATGTAGGGTTAATAACCGGGTTGCCGGTCAATGGTGCAGCTGTTACAGGGCGTTCACGCCACCATTGGCCATCGGTGTGTGAGGCACTATTAGGTGTCGTTCCACCTAATAGTGCCATAAGAGGTTGTTACTTGAAGATGGTATGGCTAGCTGAGGAGTTTAGTCAGCTTCCAGATGACTCCGATAAGGAAGTTGTGCAGAGGTTCGCACGCGCATACATCATGAGGGTCATTGGATCTATTTTTAGTGATACATCAGCTTCGCGTGTGAATCTTATGTTTTTACCTTTGCTAGCCGACTTGGAGGAAGCCGGCAATTATAGCTGGGGTGGTACATGTCTGACATGGCTGTACAAACAGCTATGTAAGGCGACAAATCCTGAAGTTATGCAAATGGCAG GAGGATGGTCTGGAGCATATGCACGCTATGGCGACAAATCCGACCACGGGGAGCATGACATCTATTTGCGACCTCCTACAATCTGTTTCATTCTGTATGATGGAAGAGAGGCGGCAAACACAGTTTCCAGCTCCACATCCAGCACCTACTCCACCACACATCACTGCTGA